The Actinomyces sp. oral taxon 414 genome has a segment encoding these proteins:
- a CDS encoding LacI family DNA-binding transcriptional regulator produces MPQPHEPTLADVARAAGVSLTTVSRVLNNRGYLSQATKDRVAAAIKELGYRPNQLARALHGKSTRTVGVIVPTVALPFFGELAAELEDALAVHGYRILVCNSMGRADREREYLDLLVSHRVDGIVSGAHNDEDLPEYGAIRMPLVAVDRDLSPGIPNVRCANEAGGRAATGHLLERGARRPALLTSRTGVRNRREAGYRDAVGGAGVEPVVLTVDFHTPVLLRAAAVADRLDPVADRVDAVFATDDLSAAEVLEWARGRGLRVPEDFKVVGFDGTLAVRRVLPGLTTVRQPIAAIARAAVASLMDQIEATAAGEDPRAALERVVELPGELVVGRTT; encoded by the coding sequence GTGCCGCAGCCCCACGAGCCAACGCTCGCCGACGTCGCCCGGGCCGCAGGCGTGTCCCTGACCACGGTCTCGCGCGTGCTCAACAACCGCGGCTACCTCAGCCAGGCCACCAAGGACCGGGTGGCCGCGGCGATCAAGGAGCTGGGCTACCGTCCCAACCAGCTCGCCCGCGCCCTGCACGGCAAGTCCACCCGGACCGTCGGCGTCATCGTGCCCACCGTGGCCCTGCCCTTCTTCGGCGAGCTCGCCGCCGAGCTCGAGGACGCCCTGGCCGTCCACGGCTACCGGATCCTCGTGTGCAATTCGATGGGGCGGGCCGACCGCGAGCGCGAATACCTCGACCTGCTGGTCTCCCACCGGGTCGACGGGATCGTCTCGGGGGCCCACAATGACGAGGATCTGCCCGAGTACGGCGCCATCCGCATGCCGCTGGTGGCGGTGGACCGGGACCTGTCCCCCGGCATTCCCAATGTGCGCTGCGCCAATGAGGCGGGTGGGCGGGCGGCGACCGGTCATCTTCTGGAGCGCGGGGCCCGCCGCCCGGCCCTGTTGACCTCCCGCACCGGGGTCCGCAACCGTCGCGAGGCGGGTTACCGTGATGCGGTGGGGGGCGCGGGCGTGGAGCCGGTGGTTCTGACGGTGGATTTCCATACCCCCGTGCTGTTGCGGGCGGCGGCGGTGGCCGATCGTCTGGATCCGGTGGCGGATCGGGTCGACGCCGTTTTCGCCACTGATGATCTCAGTGCCGCCGAGGTCCTGGAGTGGGCGCGCGGGCGGGGTCTGCGGGTGCCCGAGGATTTCAAGGTGGTCGGTTTCGACGGGACGCTGGCCGTGCGCCGGGTCCTGCCGGGGTTGACGACGGTTCGTCAGCCCATTGCCGCCATTGCCCGGGCGGCGGTGGCCTCGCTGATGGATCAGATCGAGGCCACCGCCGCCGGGGAGGATCCGCGCGCTGCGTTGGAGCGGGTCGTCGAGTTGCCGGGAGAGCTGGTGGTGGGTCGCACCACCTGA
- a CDS encoding SGNH/GDSL hydrolase family protein, which yields MPTAPRSPFPTAVFLGDCVTTGWRSLSHPRNRWTSLVCEHLRWREVNLAADGMGFFVRRGGHLPGGGRSPSCRDSTWLETAVRAEPDVLTVCLGLNDAAVLPSHLDLVRRAVCHDLEFLAHRLRGVPVVVAPYFPGLDVGPRFAVVRRLIHERATELGLSSSDAATRAVAGAAARLAADGIHPDDAGHAAIARAMIGVYRRVAPSLCGRGPVPA from the coding sequence GTGCCCACCGCCCCGCGCTCCCCCTTCCCCACCGCCGTTTTCCTCGGCGACTGCGTCACCACCGGCTGGCGATCGCTGAGCCATCCGCGCAACCGCTGGACCTCCCTGGTGTGCGAGCACCTGCGCTGGCGCGAGGTGAACCTCGCCGCCGACGGCATGGGGTTCTTCGTCCGGCGCGGCGGGCACCTGCCCGGGGGCGGGCGCTCCCCCTCGTGTCGGGACTCGACCTGGCTGGAGACGGCGGTGCGCGCCGAGCCCGACGTGCTCACCGTGTGCTTGGGCCTGAACGACGCCGCCGTCCTGCCCTCCCACCTCGACCTGGTCAGGCGGGCTGTCTGCCACGACCTGGAGTTCCTCGCGCACAGGCTGCGCGGCGTGCCCGTGGTCGTCGCCCCCTACTTCCCGGGCCTCGACGTCGGCCCGCGCTTCGCCGTCGTGCGGCGCCTGATCCACGAGCGGGCCACCGAGCTGGGCCTGAGCTCCTCCGACGCCGCCACCAGGGCTGTGGCCGGCGCCGCCGCCAGGCTCGCCGCGGACGGCATCCACCCCGACGACGCCGGGCACGCCGCCATCGCCCGCGCCATGATCGGGGTCTACCGGCGCGTCGCCCCGTCGCTGTGCGGCCGGGGACCGGTGCCGGCCTGA
- a CDS encoding GNAT family N-acetyltransferase, which translates to MARKAAPESHHLRPLRADDAAAVLRVFETSPGMDRQGEVRDLEAASAYVNLLSSGPEHRGWAIAGDDDALIGLVAIDVDESNRSGAVTYWMGEPDRGRGLTRRAVATIADWALSEDGLDLDRLDLEHVAGDRHAGNVARAAGFLQEGTLRERLLAPDGGREDVLIYGRLADDPLPIVARLVMRPA; encoded by the coding sequence ATGGCACGCAAAGCAGCACCCGAGTCCCATCACCTGCGCCCGCTGAGGGCCGACGACGCCGCGGCGGTGCTGCGCGTCTTCGAGACCTCGCCGGGCATGGATCGCCAGGGCGAGGTGAGGGATCTCGAGGCGGCGAGTGCTTATGTCAATCTGCTCTCCAGTGGTCCGGAGCATCGGGGTTGGGCGATCGCGGGGGACGACGACGCGCTCATCGGCCTGGTCGCCATCGACGTCGACGAGTCCAACCGCTCGGGCGCCGTGACGTACTGGATGGGCGAGCCCGACCGCGGTCGCGGGCTCACCCGCCGCGCCGTGGCCACGATCGCCGACTGGGCCCTGAGTGAGGACGGCCTCGACCTGGACCGCCTGGACCTGGAGCACGTGGCGGGCGACCGCCACGCCGGCAACGTCGCGCGGGCCGCCGGGTTCCTCCAGGAGGGCACGCTGCGCGAGCGGCTCCTCGCCCCGGACGGCGGGCGCGAGGACGTCCTGATCTACGGCAGGCTCGCGGACGACCCGCTGCCCATCGTCGCGCGCCTGGTCATGCGCCCGGCCTGA
- a CDS encoding ABC transporter permease encodes MFLALREIRHEPLRFALIVSVVALVAYLAFFLASLAMGLAHLYRAGIDGWGAGSIVVTDASNESIPASRLSDEQVDAARELAGSRGTTAATLISAPAVAQAATADDGDGVLRDDVFVFGVDPDGGLVPAVTGGRAISDPDREVLADESLRAEGLDAGDTIRLLGSDHDWTIVGFTRDTTFQAAPVVTLDADALRRHAPTAPPPAASAIVYGADLSADADALKRARDAGLSIFTSEQIIRSLPGYWAQILTFSLMIGSLVLIASTVLGIFIYVLTLQKRPVIGILKARGVPTSYLAGSGCAQTLVLSGAGIAIGSLLALGTSLFLPGTVPFRSSGPLYALISIAFVAVSVAGGLISVRAVARIDPVEAVS; translated from the coding sequence ATGTTCCTCGCGCTGCGCGAGATCCGCCACGAACCGCTCAGGTTCGCACTCATCGTCTCGGTCGTCGCACTGGTCGCCTACCTCGCCTTCTTCCTGGCCTCGCTGGCCATGGGCCTGGCACACCTCTACCGCGCCGGGATCGACGGGTGGGGCGCCGGGAGCATTGTCGTCACCGACGCCTCCAACGAGAGCATCCCCGCCTCGCGCCTGAGCGACGAGCAGGTCGACGCCGCCCGGGAGCTGGCCGGCAGCCGCGGCACCACCGCCGCGACCCTGATCAGCGCCCCTGCCGTGGCCCAGGCCGCGACGGCGGACGACGGCGACGGCGTCCTGCGCGACGACGTCTTCGTCTTCGGCGTCGACCCGGACGGCGGGCTCGTCCCCGCCGTGACCGGCGGGCGGGCCATCTCGGACCCCGACCGCGAGGTCCTCGCGGACGAGTCCCTGAGGGCCGAGGGACTGGACGCCGGCGACACCATCCGCCTGCTCGGCTCCGACCACGACTGGACGATCGTGGGCTTCACCCGCGACACCACCTTCCAGGCGGCCCCCGTGGTGACCCTGGACGCCGACGCGCTGCGCCGTCACGCCCCCACCGCCCCGCCGCCCGCGGCCTCGGCCATCGTCTACGGGGCGGATCTGAGCGCCGACGCCGACGCGCTCAAGCGGGCCCGCGACGCCGGGCTGAGCATCTTCACCAGCGAGCAGATCATCCGCTCCCTGCCCGGCTACTGGGCGCAGATCCTCACCTTCAGCCTCATGATCGGCTCCCTGGTCCTCATCGCCTCCACGGTCCTGGGGATCTTCATCTACGTCCTGACCCTGCAGAAGCGGCCGGTGATCGGGATCCTCAAGGCGCGCGGCGTGCCGACCAGTTACCTCGCCGGTTCCGGCTGCGCGCAGACCCTGGTGCTGTCGGGCGCCGGCATCGCGATCGGCTCGCTCCTGGCCCTGGGCACCTCCCTGTTCCTGCCCGGCACCGTCCCGTTCCGCTCCTCCGGCCCCCTCTACGCCCTCATCTCGATCGCCTTCGTCGCCGTGTCGGTCGCGGGCGGCCTCATCTCCGTGCGGGCGGTCGCCCGCATCGACCCGGTGGAGGCCGTCTCGTGA
- a CDS encoding PTS beta-glucoside transporter subunit IIBCA, with translation MDHARVAKDVIGYVGGADNITAAAHCATRLRLVLADLDKVDQKALDKDPDLKGTFVAGGMFQIIVGPGDVDIVFDEMVKTGGVKEVSKDEAKQEAAKSGNLFSRFIKMIADIFVPILPALIAGGLMMALHNVLSAEGLFGSQSLVQRWSWLADYDELINMVSAAAFAFLPILVGFSATKRFGGNVYLGGAMGAAMVSTSLLSAYNMADNAAASNFWLYQGIGTKCSLTDGACIAGLLADGSIPAADSWTLFGLHVDKIGYQAMVIPVICMAFMLATIEKWLHKRLSGTADFLLTPLITILLTGFLTFVVVGPITRVLSVWITDGLNWTYNTLGAVGGLLFGLFYSPIVVTGLHQSFPAVEIPLLPANGGAGDFIFPIASMANVAQGAVALAVFFNTRDAKMKGLAGAGGASAVFGITEPAIFGVNLRLRWPFFIGMGAAAISAAGVALLNVRGQALGAAGFVGFVSIRPDDIVKYVLLEALSFIIAFGAAFAYARTPKGRASLAGDEDEAALEAAITAERAAAAQNPTLVAAPIKGRAVPLSEVEDKIFSSGMLGPGLAIAPDSGPVVSPVDGEVLVAFETGHAYGIRAASGVELLIHVGMDTVNLKGEHFTPRVKQHDKVRRGQTLVEVDWKAIEAAGYKTVTPVVVSNAPAFGPLTDEHTGEVERGDDLFTVEPAPAKEEAAKEEAAATS, from the coding sequence ATGGATCACGCCCGAGTGGCGAAGGACGTCATCGGCTATGTCGGTGGCGCGGACAACATCACGGCGGCGGCGCACTGCGCCACCCGCCTGCGCCTGGTCCTGGCGGACCTGGACAAAGTCGACCAGAAGGCGCTCGACAAGGACCCCGACCTGAAGGGGACCTTCGTCGCCGGGGGCATGTTCCAGATCATCGTCGGCCCCGGCGACGTCGACATCGTCTTCGACGAGATGGTCAAGACCGGCGGGGTCAAGGAGGTCTCCAAGGACGAGGCCAAGCAGGAGGCCGCCAAGAGCGGCAACCTCTTCTCCCGCTTCATTAAGATGATCGCGGACATCTTCGTCCCGATCCTGCCCGCCCTCATCGCCGGCGGCCTCATGATGGCCCTGCACAACGTGCTCTCGGCCGAGGGCCTGTTCGGCTCCCAGTCGCTCGTCCAGCGCTGGTCCTGGTTGGCCGACTACGACGAACTCATCAATATGGTCTCGGCGGCGGCCTTCGCCTTCCTGCCCATCCTGGTGGGCTTCTCCGCCACCAAGCGCTTCGGCGGCAACGTCTACCTGGGCGGGGCCATGGGCGCCGCCATGGTCTCCACCTCCCTGCTCAGCGCCTACAACATGGCCGACAACGCCGCGGCCAGCAACTTCTGGCTGTACCAGGGCATCGGGACCAAGTGCTCGCTCACCGACGGCGCCTGCATCGCCGGCCTGCTGGCCGACGGGTCCATCCCGGCCGCCGACTCGTGGACCCTGTTCGGCCTGCACGTGGACAAGATCGGCTACCAGGCCATGGTCATCCCCGTCATCTGCATGGCCTTCATGCTGGCCACCATTGAGAAGTGGCTCCACAAGCGGCTGTCGGGCACGGCCGACTTCCTGCTCACCCCGCTCATCACCATCCTGCTCACCGGCTTCCTCACCTTCGTCGTCGTCGGCCCCATCACCCGCGTACTGTCGGTGTGGATCACCGACGGCCTGAACTGGACCTACAACACCCTGGGCGCCGTGGGCGGCCTGCTCTTCGGACTGTTCTACTCCCCGATCGTGGTCACCGGCCTGCACCAGTCCTTCCCCGCCGTGGAGATCCCGCTGCTGCCGGCCAACGGCGGCGCGGGCGACTTCATCTTCCCCATCGCCTCCATGGCCAATGTCGCCCAGGGCGCCGTGGCCCTGGCGGTCTTCTTCAACACCCGCGACGCCAAGATGAAGGGCCTGGCCGGGGCCGGAGGCGCCTCCGCCGTCTTCGGCATCACCGAGCCCGCCATCTTCGGCGTCAACCTGCGCCTGCGCTGGCCCTTCTTCATCGGCATGGGCGCGGCGGCCATTAGCGCCGCCGGCGTGGCCCTGCTCAATGTGCGCGGCCAGGCCCTGGGCGCCGCCGGCTTCGTCGGCTTCGTGTCCATCCGCCCCGACGACATCGTCAAGTACGTCCTGCTGGAGGCGCTCAGCTTCATCATCGCCTTCGGCGCCGCCTTCGCCTACGCGCGCACGCCCAAGGGCCGGGCCTCACTGGCCGGCGACGAGGACGAGGCCGCCCTGGAGGCCGCCATCACCGCCGAGCGCGCCGCGGCCGCCCAGAACCCCACCCTCGTCGCCGCCCCCATTAAGGGCCGCGCCGTGCCGCTGAGCGAGGTCGAGGACAAGATCTTCTCCTCGGGCATGCTCGGCCCCGGCCTGGCCATCGCCCCCGACTCCGGCCCCGTGGTCAGCCCCGTCGACGGCGAGGTCCTTGTCGCCTTCGAAACCGGCCACGCCTACGGCATCCGCGCGGCCTCCGGCGTCGAACTGCTCATCCACGTGGGCATGGACACCGTCAACCTCAAGGGCGAACACTTCACCCCGCGCGTCAAGCAGCACGACAAGGTCCGCCGCGGCCAGACGCTCGTGGAGGTCGACTGGAAGGCGATCGAGGCCGCCGGCTACAAGACGGTCACCCCCGTCGTCGTGTCCAACGCCCCCGCCTTCGGCCCCCTGACCGACGAGCACACCGGCGAGGTCGAACGCGGAGACGACCTCTTCACCGTCGAACCCGCCCCCGCCAAGGAGGAGGCGGCCAAGGAAGAGGCGGCCGCCACCTCCTGA
- a CDS encoding inorganic phosphate transporter, whose translation MSTTLFVVTVVVVTALIFDFTNGFHDSSNAMATSVATGAFTPRRAVLVAAVLNIVGATLSTEVAKTISGGMFDDALIQAAPAMVFAGLAGAILWNLATWLFGLPSSSSHALFGGLIGAVLVAAGLEGVRWGTVVSKIILPAFIAPAVAGLAAAAATWVAYRVARPADRRTQAVFRAGQRVTASMVALAHGTSDGQKTMGVITLVLIAAGYQAPGTPPQWWVIAAAGLAIGLGTYSGGWRIMRTMGKGLVHVDPPQGLAAETASTVAILASSHLGFALSTTHICTGSILGSGVGRGSKVSWGTFGRMGVAWLITLPCAAVVGALTSYVAVRGGVAGTVVVIIALAVGALLIIRQANHNKVDFSNVNDAHEVVVAKRTDPDLGRPPRTLQEVKAEFATAPGLAVTSPAPVPSTSATARRSQREHVA comes from the coding sequence ATGAGCACAACCCTGTTCGTCGTCACCGTCGTGGTCGTCACGGCGTTGATCTTCGACTTCACCAACGGCTTCCACGACTCCTCCAACGCCATGGCGACCTCCGTGGCCACCGGGGCCTTCACCCCCAGGCGCGCGGTGCTGGTCGCGGCGGTCCTCAATATCGTCGGGGCCACCCTGTCCACCGAGGTCGCCAAGACGATCTCGGGGGGCATGTTCGACGACGCCCTCATCCAGGCGGCCCCCGCCATGGTCTTCGCCGGCCTGGCCGGAGCCATCCTGTGGAACCTGGCGACCTGGCTCTTCGGCCTGCCGTCCTCCTCGTCCCACGCCCTGTTCGGCGGGCTCATCGGCGCCGTGCTGGTGGCTGCGGGCCTGGAGGGAGTGCGCTGGGGGACCGTGGTGTCCAAGATCATTCTGCCCGCCTTCATCGCCCCGGCCGTCGCCGGGCTGGCGGCCGCGGCGGCGACCTGGGTCGCCTACCGCGTCGCCCGCCCCGCCGACCGCCGCACCCAGGCGGTCTTCCGCGCCGGCCAGCGCGTCACCGCCTCCATGGTGGCCCTGGCCCACGGCACCTCCGACGGTCAGAAGACCATGGGCGTGATCACCCTGGTCCTCATCGCCGCCGGCTACCAGGCCCCCGGCACCCCCCCGCAGTGGTGGGTGATCGCGGCCGCGGGGCTGGCCATCGGCCTGGGCACCTACTCGGGCGGCTGGCGCATCATGCGCACCATGGGCAAGGGCCTGGTCCACGTCGACCCGCCCCAGGGCCTGGCCGCCGAGACCGCCTCGACCGTGGCCATCCTGGCCTCCTCGCACCTGGGGTTCGCGCTGTCGACCACCCACATCTGCACCGGCTCGATCCTGGGGTCGGGGGTGGGCCGCGGCTCCAAGGTCTCCTGGGGCACCTTCGGCCGCATGGGCGTGGCCTGGCTCATCACCCTGCCGTGCGCCGCCGTCGTGGGCGCGCTCACCTCCTACGTGGCGGTGCGCGGCGGCGTCGCCGGCACCGTCGTGGTCATTATCGCCCTGGCCGTGGGCGCCCTGCTCATTATCCGCCAGGCCAACCACAACAAGGTCGACTTCTCCAACGTCAACGACGCCCACGAGGTCGTCGTGGCCAAGCGGACCGACCCGGACCTGGGCCGCCCGCCGCGCACCCTGCAGGAGGTCAAGGCCGAGTTCGCCACCGCTCCGGGCCTGGCCGTCACCTCCCCGGCGCCCGTGCCCTCGACCTCCGCCACCGCCCGCCGCTCGCAGAGGGAGCACGTGGCATGA
- a CDS encoding ABC transporter ATP-binding protein, whose product MSAGKAGPPAMRLERVSRDYRQGGETVHALRSTDFELRRGELVGILGPSGSGKSTLLTIMGGLRSPTGGTVTISGEPFSALPERRRADLRLRRIGFVLQASGLVPFLRLNDQFALHDAAARTRADPRRRDRLLEDLGISRRARAYPADLSGGERQRAAIAVALYHDPDIVLADEPTAALDTRRAREVARLLADQTHELGKAAVMVTHDERLLPVCDRVLVMHDGVLAPR is encoded by the coding sequence GTGAGCGCCGGGAAGGCCGGGCCCCCGGCGATGAGACTGGAGCGCGTGTCCAGGGACTACCGGCAGGGCGGCGAGACCGTCCACGCGCTGCGCAGCACCGACTTCGAGCTCCGCCGCGGCGAGCTGGTGGGGATCCTGGGCCCCTCCGGCTCGGGCAAGTCCACGCTCCTGACCATCATGGGCGGCCTGCGCAGCCCCACGGGCGGAACCGTGACCATCTCGGGCGAGCCCTTCTCCGCGCTGCCCGAGCGGCGCCGGGCCGACCTGCGCCTGCGCCGCATCGGCTTCGTCCTCCAGGCCTCGGGGCTGGTCCCCTTCCTCAGGCTCAACGACCAGTTCGCCCTCCACGACGCCGCGGCCCGCACCCGGGCCGACCCCCGCAGGCGCGACCGCCTCCTGGAGGACCTGGGCATCTCCCGGCGCGCCCGCGCCTACCCCGCGGACCTGTCGGGCGGGGAGCGCCAGCGCGCCGCCATCGCCGTGGCCCTCTACCACGACCCCGACATCGTCCTGGCCGACGAGCCCACCGCCGCCCTGGACACCCGCCGGGCCCGGGAGGTGGCCCGCCTGCTGGCCGACCAGACCCACGAGCTGGGCAAGGCCGCCGTCATGGTCACCCACGACGAGCGCCTCCTGCCGGTGTGCGACCGGGTGCTGGTCATGCACGACGGCGTCCTGGCGCCCAGGTGA
- a CDS encoding glycoside hydrolase family 32 protein encodes MTEDLRALADDAIASSRAGEDPDYPLVHVAPPVGRLNDPNGLLVDAGTYHAFYQFTPLHGTRRLVYWGHSSSTDLLHWRHRGLAVVPDSPYDASGAYSGSALVLTGAEAGAAPARAPYQLFYTGNLKDPVTDERTASQCLVTSADLDDFAKWPANPLIADHAPGYTAHYRDPQVSRDPERPGAYRMFIGAQRADETGAAVLYRSRDLLTWDLAGEITFPDAGGALDDFGFMWECPGLVTLTDEVTGRERDVLIWCPQGARPEGAEGYENVFPCVYAVGRLVGTELRECDGTVREVDRGFEFYAPQAFARRPGEPGPVLLTGWAGNAGQDDQPSIATGGWVHALTAPRALSLRDGRLIQRPAPALPDSAPALGATGSRPAGAARLGELDGHRSWHLVMDIEELGEGAWVGLRIGDDSCFVSLCLRRTDAGPQLVVDRSASRYARHGARRTVGVPAAAAGRLEVLHDRSITEIFVGDGDLAFTLRSFVAPDSTGAVLVADGPVRLGPVAAVHFD; translated from the coding sequence ATGACTGAGGACCTGCGGGCACTGGCCGACGACGCGATCGCCTCTTCCCGGGCGGGGGAGGACCCCGACTACCCGCTCGTGCACGTCGCCCCGCCCGTGGGCCGGCTCAACGACCCCAACGGGCTGCTCGTCGACGCCGGGACCTACCACGCCTTCTACCAGTTCACCCCCCTGCACGGGACCCGCCGCCTGGTCTACTGGGGCCACTCCAGCTCCACGGACCTGCTGCACTGGCGCCACCGCGGACTGGCCGTCGTCCCGGACAGCCCCTACGACGCCTCGGGCGCCTACTCCGGCAGCGCCCTCGTCCTAACCGGGGCGGAGGCCGGGGCGGCCCCGGCTCGGGCCCCCTACCAGCTGTTCTACACGGGCAATCTCAAGGACCCCGTCACCGACGAGCGCACGGCCAGCCAGTGCCTGGTCACCTCCGCGGACCTGGACGACTTCGCCAAGTGGCCCGCCAACCCGCTCATCGCCGACCACGCCCCCGGTTACACCGCCCACTACCGCGACCCGCAGGTGTCGCGCGACCCCGAGCGCCCCGGCGCCTACCGCATGTTCATTGGCGCCCAGCGTGCCGACGAGACGGGCGCGGCCGTGCTCTACCGCTCGCGCGACCTGCTGACCTGGGACCTGGCCGGGGAGATCACCTTCCCCGACGCCGGCGGGGCCCTGGACGACTTCGGCTTCATGTGGGAGTGCCCGGGCCTGGTGACCCTGACCGATGAGGTCACCGGGCGCGAGCGCGACGTGCTCATCTGGTGCCCCCAGGGCGCCCGGCCGGAGGGGGCCGAGGGCTATGAGAACGTCTTCCCCTGCGTCTACGCCGTCGGGCGCCTGGTGGGCACCGAGCTGCGCGAGTGCGACGGCACCGTGCGCGAGGTCGACCGGGGTTTCGAGTTCTACGCCCCGCAGGCCTTCGCCCGCCGCCCCGGCGAGCCCGGGCCCGTGCTGCTGACCGGGTGGGCCGGCAACGCCGGCCAGGACGACCAGCCCTCCATCGCCACCGGCGGCTGGGTCCACGCCCTGACCGCGCCGCGCGCCCTGTCCCTGCGCGACGGGCGCCTCATCCAGCGCCCCGCCCCCGCCCTGCCCGACTCGGCCCCGGCACTGGGCGCCACCGGCTCGCGCCCGGCCGGCGCCGCCCGTCTGGGCGAGCTCGACGGCCACCGCTCCTGGCACCTGGTCATGGACATCGAGGAGCTGGGGGAGGGCGCCTGGGTGGGACTGCGCATCGGCGACGACTCCTGCTTCGTGTCGCTGTGCCTGCGCCGCACGGACGCGGGCCCGCAACTGGTCGTGGACCGCTCCGCCTCGCGCTACGCCCGCCACGGCGCCCGGCGCACGGTCGGTGTGCCCGCCGCGGCGGCCGGGCGCCTGGAGGTCCTCCACGACCGCTCCATCACGGAGATCTTCGTAGGCGACGGCGACCTCGCCTTCACCCTGCGCAGCTTCGTGGCGCCCGACTCCACCGGCGCCGTCCTGGTGGCCGACGGGCCGGTGCGCCTGGGCCCGGTCGCGGCCGTCCACTTCGACTGA